The nucleotide window AAGTTGTCGCGCACCGGGATATTGTCCGCCTTGGTGTGGATCACGTACGGCTCGTCGATGGGCTGGCCGTCGATGTAGACCACCTTGTTCCTGATCTCGATGGTCTCGCCGGGCAGGCCGATGACGCGCTTGATGAAGTCCTGGTTCTCGTTGAGCGGGAACTTGAAGACCATGATGTCGCCGCGCTCGGGGTCGCCGGTCTTGTACAGCACCTTGCCGTCCGTGGTGTCGAGCCAGATGGTGGACGGCAGCCGGACGTCGTAGGCGAACTTGGAGACCAGCAGGTGGTCCCCGATCTGCAGGGTTTCCAGCATGGAGCCGGACGGAATCTTGAAGGCCTGCACCACAAAGGCGCGGATGACGAACGCGAGCAGCAGGGCCACCACGACGGCCTCGACGGTGTCGCGGAACGATTTGAGGGAACTCTGGGTCATGAATCTTCCTATGTATGAATCCGAATTATCAGGCTGAGGCAACACGTCCGGGTCAGGAAGGCCCGGGCATCTGGGACAGCCAGCCTAGTCTTCGTCTGCCTTGAGCAC belongs to Pseudodesulfovibrio portus and includes:
- the lepB gene encoding signal peptidase I, whose translation is MTQSSLKSFRDTVEAVVVALLLAFVIRAFVVQAFKIPSGSMLETLQIGDHLLVSKFAYDVRLPSTIWLDTTDGKVLYKTGDPERGDIMVFKFPLNENQDFIKRVIGLPGETIEIRNKVVYIDGQPIDEPYVIHTKADNIPVRDNFGPFIVPEDEYFMMGDNREGSHDSRFWGTVKRSKIVGKALIIYWSWASVTDIRFNRIGTIFD